CCGACCCCGGCGACGCCCTGGTCCTGGCGAACATCCTGCGCACCGACATGCCCATGCACCGCCCGCTCCCCGCCGACACCGACCTCGCCCGCGCCATCGCGGTGCTGGCCCGAGCCCAGCAGGACGCCACCTGGAACCGCCAGCAGATCTCCAACCAGCTCCGCTCCCTGCTCCGCGAGTACTACCCCGCCGCCCTCGACGCCTTCGGCCCCTGGCAGAACGGCCTCTGCCGCCCCGAGGCCCGCCAACTCCTCAAACTCGCCCCCACCCCGGCCCGCGCGGCACGGCTGACCCGCAGCCAAATCGCCGCTGCCCTCAGACGCGCCGGACGCAGCCGCAAGCTCGACACCGAGACCGACCGCCTGCGCGAGGTCTTTCGCGCCGAGTACGCCCACCAGCCGCAGCTCGTCGAGGACGCCCTCGGCAAGCAGATGCTCGCCCTCCTGCAGCAGCTCGACGCCACCTGCCAGGCCGCCGAGGGACTCGCCCAAGCCGTCGAGGAGCTCTTCCCCCAGCATCCCGACGCGGAGATCCTGCTGTCCTTCCCGGGCCTGGGCACCCAGCTGGCCGCCCGCGTCCTGGCCGAGGTCGGCGACGACCGCACCCGCTTCGCCGACGCCCGCGGCCTCAAGGCCTACGCCGGAGCAGCACCCGTCACCCGCGCCTCCGGCAAGAAGAGCCACATCGGCCGGCGCATCGTCAAGAACGACCGCCTCAACCACGTCGGCTACCTCTGGGCGTTCTCCGCCCTCACCGCCTCACCCGGAGCCGGCGCCCACTACCGCGCCCGCCGCGGACACGGAGACTGGCACGCCGCCGCCCAACGCCACCTCTTCAACCGCCTGCTCGGACAGCTCCACCACTGCCTCCAGCACCACGAACGGTTCGACGAGAACACCGCCTTTCCCGCACCCGTTCTCACCGCAGTCGCGGCTTGACCAGTTGCTTCGCTCACAGCTTCGGCCGGTGACACCCCCGTGAGGCAGACTGCCCGCCATGACAACCGCTGATCACGACATCCCGACCTCCTGGAGCCGCATCGACACCTGGCTCACCGCGCACACCCGACGAGGCCCGGCGAGACCAGCGCCGGATGCCGCCCGCCTGGACGCGTTCGAGGCTGACCTCGGCCTGCCCCTGCCCGCCGACCTTCGGGCCTGGTGGCTGCTGCCCGGTGTCAGCGCGAGCTACTGGATTCCGGAGGCGTTCGCCCCGGTCTCGCTGGACGAGGCCCTGGAGACCCATGGGATCTGGCTACTGGTCGCCGAGCAGGAAGGCGAGTCGTTCGACGAGAACGGCCAGCCCGAGACGCGCTACCTGCGTGAGTTCATGCCGATCGCGTTGAGCCCCGGTGGCGACGGGCTGGTCGTCGACATGCGACCCGGCGACACCCACGGCGCGGTACTCCTCTGGGACCACGAGACCTGGATGCTGGACGTCCCCCAGTGGGCCTCGGTCACCTCGATGCTCCAAGACATCGCCAACGCGCTGGAGACCGGCACGCCCGCGCTGCTGAGCCACGCAGCCCTCGGCGGCTCCCAGGAATCCCGCACTGCCACAGTCGATGATGCACTTGATCTCACCTGGCAACCCGCCAACCCTGGCCGACGATCAACCCGCTCCGCTTGACTCTTAATCGCGTGCGATGTCTCACAGGCAGTTACCGTTCCGCGGCCGAGCTGGCCGGGTGCGACCACCACACGGTGGCGGCCGAGCTGCTCGCCCTCGAACACCGTGTCCAGCGGCAGCTGTTTTGCCCAGTCGACCACGCCGTTGCAGGCCAGCCACCACTGCCGGGCGGTGGCGTAGGCGCGCTGCCAGGTGATCGGCCACACCGGGCACCACCACGGGTCGATCTCCTCCAACGCCCGCCGCCGCTCCGCCGCCAGCGCCCCCGGCTCTCCGGCCGGCACCTGGGCCGCGGCCCGCAGCTCCGAGAGCCACGTCCCGATCGCGTACCCGCCCACCGACGCCCGCGCCGGCGCCGCCCACCCGTCCACACGAGGACGCCACCACCCGATCGGTCGCCCCCCGGTAGTCGCCGGTCCGGGCCCCGGATCCACGACAGCAGCGGCTGGCCCAGCGCCGCCACGCTTCCGCCTGCCAGCCGGCCGGAGCCAGTCACGGCAGCGCGCCCCTCCAACGCGTCCTGCACCGTGCCCGAAGCTACGGGATCAGCCACCGGGATTCGCCTGCTACACAGGCATGCTCGATGCCATAATCCGTGGATCACGAGGTGATCGGTTAACCGATTCCCGAGCGCGTTCCGGGGGGAACTGTGTCGGACGAAGAGCTCCGAGCCGGATCGTCCCAGCCGGTAGAACTCGATCAGCTTCTCCTGCTCAAAGAAGAGATCCGTACCGGCGAGGAGATGCTGCGGATCCGACGGTTCATCAACCTCGCCTTCTGGACGACCGGGGGCATCGGTATCCTCGCGGGCACCGTCGCGCTCTGCCTGGCCATCGCGCTGGCCGGACGCGTCAGCTGGCCGGTGCTGGCACGTCTGGACGGGATCTGTGCAGTGCTGGCCACGGCCGGCGGAGTTTTGAACTGGCGTGTGCGGACTCGGGTCAGGCGTACGGCATTTTCCAGCCGATCAGTGCTGGAAGGCCGCCAGGAACGGGGTCGCGAGGCCCTGCGTCACTTCACCGCGAGCACCTATCCGGAGCTGGAGGTCCGTCATCGCTACTACCGCCAGGATGTCTTCGAGTTCATCAGGCAGTATCAGGCGGAGAGCCTCAAATACCGACGGACCCACAACTGGCTCCAAAGCGTGATCATCATCGGTTCGTTGCTGACCACTACGATCGCCGCCCTCGCCGACGCGCTGCCGGCACACCGGTGGACCACAGTGGCCGTAAGCCTTCTGGTCGGCTTGGCAGCCAGCTTCACCGGATACTTCAAGTTCCGCGAACGCTCCTTCTACCTGCAGCAGACCGCAGACGCCATTGAACAGGAACTCAACGCCGCCACGTTTCGTGTCGGCGACTACGCCGGCCTCGCCAGCGAGGCCGAATCCCTCGCCAGGCTTACCGATCGTGTCGAGGCAATTCGCGGCGAGCAGCGACGTCGCCAACAGCAGCTCGACCAACCCACCGAGAATCACGAGGCAGCAACGGTCAGGTGATCAGCGGTTCGCCGTTCTGCGGGCTGATCGCCCGGTGCGGATCGGCTAGCAGCGCCTGGACGACGACCTCGGCGTTCCACCGGGCGGCGACCACACTCGCCGCCCGTCCGCCCTTCCACCAAAGCCGCTGGCCCTCCCCGCCGGTCCAGCCGACCGACCAGGCCGACCACGCGGGCGGCCGCGCCCCGGCCCACAGCACCCGGCCCACGTACGGCTCCGGCTCCGTCCTGGCCCACACCAGCACCTCGCTACCGGGAACGCGGGCGCTGCTGCAGGCGTGATCGGCGCCGGCGCTCTGCCACAGCAGGGGAGTGGGCACCGCGGGCAGGACAGACAACTGCGCGATCTGCGCAACCAGGGCGGCGACCTCCCACACCCACGCCAGCACCACAGCACCGCGCTGCGCCGCTGGCCAGTCGCAGGGAGCGTCCAGCACAGGACATCGACTTGGTCGCCGATGCGGTCCTCCTCCAGCCGGCGCTCCAGGTCGAACTCGCCCATCGACCGGACGTGGAACGGGCGCGGGTCGGCGCTCTCCTCCACCAACTCCAACGCCAGCGACACCACGTCGTGGTTGATCGCCAGCGCACACCCCACCTCTTGCAGTGCTCCGGCTCCAGCTCCTCCAGCAGCGCCTGCAACTGCCCGGCCAGCGCCAAGGTCTGCGGCCTCAGCTCGGGAAGGGTGACGTTCTCGTAGGCGGGGTAGCCCCACACGCGGGCGAGCGTCCACAACTCCATCAGCTCACCGACCTCGCCCACCCCGTCCGGCCGCTCCGCCAGGCCCACCGCCCGCGCGACCACCGCAACGGCGGCCGCACTGTCCGCGGCGCCGGGACGCCCTGAGAACCGGCGCAGCGCCGCCGCCCGCCCCTTCACCGGTCCCAGAATCACGCCGGCATTGCCGAACGTGCCCACCACGGCCCCACCTCTTCCTCCGCACCGTCCCGACCCGATGCTGACAGAACCCCGCACCCGGCCGGAAACGCTCCGCCAGGATGCCGGAGATCACCGTCCCGCCCCGCTGCGCCCGCGACACGCCATCGCCCGCCCATCTGCACCCGCAGTGGTGAACAGCCTCCTCCAGGCCCGGTGGGCGGCCGTCGGGCCGCGCCGTACGGTGGTCCTGTCCCCCGACTGGTGGCGAAAGAGAACGCGTTGAGCGACACCACCGGGCCGGCCTTCACCGCGGTCGTCCGCGACACCCCCGACGGCTCGGTCCTCGAGCTCGCCGGCGAACTCGACCTCGACAACGTGTCGCGCCTGGGGGCCGCGCTGCACCGCGCCTCGCCCCCAGCCCGGCCCCGCCGACACTGGTCATCGACCTCGCAGACGTCACCTTCTGCGACTCCACCGGACTCAACGCCCTGCTCCAAGCCCGGATCGACGCCCGGCGCCGGAACACCGTCCTCCACCTGGCCCGCCCGACCCGCATCGCGGCCAGGACGCTGGAGATCACCGGCGCCGACCACGTCTTCCCCGTCGACCAGGACGTCCCCGCCCCCGCGCCGCGCACCCCCGCCGACTGATCACCCACAGTGTCCGTAACTGCCGCCGGACCACCGATGTCCAGGAGTGAATCACGCCCGGCCCGGGGCCGGACCGGCGCACAATCGTGCCCCGCTCCGGCCCCGCGCAGGGCAACGACCTCCCGGCTAGGACGGAGCCGCTAGGCCCACTCCATGCCGTGCTCGGCGAGCTGCGCGAGCTGCCCCGGGCAAGTCATGCCGACACGGGATGTGCATGTGAGAGCCGCCGCGAAAGCTCATTCCTCCGTTCGTTCGACCGGTTCGCTGTGCCTCGGCGCAGGCAGTGGTGGTGGCTCTGCCCTGCCCTGCTCCAACCTCTTCAGACGAAGCTCCTCCTTGGCTTTACGTCGGGCTTCCTTGGCTTCCCAGCGGCGCGTGCCATGGACGCGGCGGTCCTTCCACCAAGCCAGGCGATCCTTTGAGTCCTGGGGGAAGACAGCCTGCAGGGCGAACACCGCCAGCAGCGTGGCCACCACCCCGACCACCATCAGCCACGGTGAACCCGTCACCGTGCTCAAGACCGGCCCGACGAGCACCGTGGCGATTCCTGCTCCAGGACGCGCCATCAGTTGACACCCCGCACCGCAGATCCGGCGCCGGCCGAGGCCAGATACTCGGTCGGGACGTCCAGCACCCCGATGCGGACCAGCCGGGTCACCTTTGTGCGCAGCCGGTTCAGCTGGGCTCCGACGGCGGCCGCGCTCCTGTTGCCCAGAACCTTCCCGATCTCCTTGTGAGTCAGGTCCTGGGTGTAGATGAGCCCACAGATGCTCTTCTGAACCAGCGTTGCCTCGGCCAACACCTCACGGACCACCGCACGCAAGATCACGGCCTCCAGTCCACTCTGGTCCGCCGAATCATGGATCCGCTCCAGGTGTCGGGCGGATGCAGCTTCGCTCTTCAGCCGCTTACGTCGCCAGCTCCTCAGCACGTTGGGGAAACCGGACGACAGGCACGCTCCCATGAAGTACGTCCGAAGGCTCGCACCCTTGGCGGGATCCCAAGCATTCAGACCCAGGGCTTCCTCCCCGAACCACCACGCGTCCACCGCGATGACGGTCTCTAGAGCGAGCTGGTCGCGCAGGTCCCGGTCCCGCTCCAGCATCTTGAGCTCGTTGGCCCAGATTCCCGCGCGGCTGCTGGCCGCAATGGATCCATTCCGCATCATCCCCGTCAGAGCCCTGACTGCGTACGTCCAGAGCTGCTCCCGAGCCAGTTCGAACCGGACACCGGAGTAGCCGTCGGCTTCCAGCTGCTGGACCAACTCTGCATCACCGCCGAGACCCTGTACGAGCTCTCGCTGCGGTGCCTCACCAGCAATGATCATGTGTGTCATTTAGGGCAAACCTAACCTCGTACTAGATGGTCCTACCGTGCGTTGCTACGTCGGGAATTAAGTCGGACCCTACGAAGTGAGCAAATTTTGTTCGGAAAAAGATGGAGAGCGCTCTGACCTGCGGAAATTCGGTAGCTGGTAACGAGACCCAACTTTGACTCGGAAGGCCCTCCACGTGGGGTCGCCCCCGGCGACGACGCGGGCCACGCGTCGTTCTGCTGCGTGCGCACCGATCGGCGCGGGCGACCCAAGGGGTGGGCTGTCAGCCTCGCCGGCGGTACGGTGCGGGGCATGACTGAGCAGTGGACGTCCGCCTTGTCGTTCTCGACCTTCTCGCCGCTCAACCCCGACGGCTCGCTCCCGGAACCCACCGATCCCCGTGAAGACGTTGCTGAGGTCGCGAGGGCCTGGCAGCAGCGCAGCGCACGGGGCAGCCAGGTGGGGTTCAGTTCCTTCGACGGCCTGCGCGCGGCAGGTGCGGCGGATCCCGTCGACGCCGTGAACCGCGTGGTCGAGCTACATGGCCTGATGGGCAGCATCGGGGAGCAGCTGGCGCTGGCGTACGCGGCAGAGCAGGACGCCCAGCGCTGGTTGGCCCGCCCGATTGTGGGAGACGCCAATGATCCGTTGCGGCTTCGGACGGGTCAGGAGCATCATCGGATGGCTGCCCGCGGGCTGTGCGAGGCCAGCGCGCACTTCTCTCTCGCAGCCGCCCACGCTCTGGCCAACACGGTGCTCCGGGTGCTGCTCCTCGATGCGGTGGCAGCGGATGTGATCAACAGCTCGCCGTTCGGCAAGAAGGGCAATGGCTTCCCACCGGGAGAAGACCAGAACAAGCAGGCGTGGCTCACCTTCGCCCCGCCAGGCAAGTTCTGGTCCGAGACGCTGGTAGCGGCAGCCGCCCCGGCCGCGCAGATGACCGCCCTCGTGGAGCGCCTGACTCATCTCCAGGCCGACCCGCGCTTCGACGCCCTGGACCAGCGCCGTGGCGGGTACTACCACCGCCACCGTCCTCAGTCCATCACCCACGCCTCGCCCCGCAAGGGGATCGCTTCCTCGACGGGCGACGTGGTGAGCATCGACCTTGTCGGGGCTGGCGACCACGCCGTGAACGACGACGCGGTGAACGACGAGAAGCAGTTGCACCGCGTCGTCGCCGATGCACTCACCATGTTGACCGACACTATGAGGGAGATGGACCCGCTGATCGCTGACGCTGCTCGTTCCTGCCATGTCGAGTGGTGAAGCACCAGATCATCCACCCAGGGACACGTGGCGAAGGTCTTGCGTATGCCAGCGCCGAGAACCGGACCCAGTGCTCTGGGCCGACGTCCTGCGCGCAGCGGTCCTCCCGCTGTACCCGGCCGTCGGCCCTGCCCTGGCCGCCCTCAACGACGCGGCCGCCGGCACCGTCCTGTTGGAGCCGATGACGGATACTCCTGGCACTGATCGGTGCCTCAGAAAACCGGCTTGCATGCGGTGGACCGGGAAAATCCGTCGTAGTGCGAGGGTGGACCGCCTACGCTGGGCGGCGTGTCTGCACCGAAACTTCACCACTATGTGCCGCAGAGCTACCTAGCACGATTCGGACAAGGCGTCATGGTCAGGGTGAAGCGCCGGTGCCCGCCGAAGGCGCACCTCGCCAACGTCAAGAACATCGCGGCCGAGACCGGCTTCTACACCATCACCGACGAGAACGGCGCGCCCTCCACGGTCATCGAGGACGAGCTCAGCCGTCTGGAAGGGCAGGGCATCGACGTCCTGCGCCGAATAGACGAGACGGGAATGCCTCCGGTTATCGGTACCGACGACCGCGAGTTGCTCTGCCTGTACCTGGCTGTGCAGATGGCCCGGACTCCACGGAAGCGCACAGGCCCGCTCTTTGGGCGCAACGTCACTGCCTATGCGAGTGGGCGGGAGATCGACCTCGCGCTGATCACCGAGTACCTCACACGCAAGCATCTCGGTCACCCGCCTCGGCCCGCCGAAGCTCAAGGAGCCTGGGACTACTACCACGGGATGCGAGCGATGAACGCGGGCAACGACCCCACGCACGATGAGGCGGTCGTGGATACGCTCAGCTCTGTTGAGGTGTGCGTTCCGCACTTCCGTGCTCGGCACTGGCGGCTCGAGACCAGCCGCAAGCCGATCTTCCTCACCTCCGACGCACCCCTCGTACTCTGGCGCCCGGAAACTCCGAGCGACGCCTACCGCGGGTTCGGCCTGGAAGGCGCTCATGAAATCAGGTTCCCGGTCAGCCCCACCGCCCAGTTGGTGCTCGTTCCCGGCCGCCCTGGAGCGTCCACAGAGGAAGTCAAGCTCAACCGAGTAATCAGCTGCAACCAGGACCTCGCAGACAGCTGCGAACAGGTCGTTGTCGGACACCCAGACCGTCACGCCGCGCTCGATAGAGTCCAGCTGAGCAAACGCGGACCCACCTTGCGCTTCAACACGGCCCCCGGCATCCAGAAGAACCCAGACGGCACGGAAGCACCGATGGGCGACATCCTGCACATGTACACGACCCGCCGCTGAGACGACAACAAGCAGGGCCTCCAGCACATGATGGAGGCCCTGCGTCCCTAGCAGGATCTAGGGGGTCCGTCTCGGAGCTGCTGGCGGGCCGTCCGTACTACGCCTCTGCCCCGGCTGCCGAAGCTCGGTAGCGCTCCACCAGAGCTTCCATGCCGGCCAGCCCGGCGTCCAGGCCGAGTTGCCGGAGCCAGTCGTGGACCTGCTCCTGCCGTTCCTGTTCGACGCGC
The sequence above is drawn from the Kitasatospora sp. NBC_00315 genome and encodes:
- a CDS encoding IS110 family transposase; its protein translation is MIYCGIDWAERTHDVALVDDSGQLLAKRRITDDATGYQLLLDLLAEHGDTAEEPIPVAIETGRGLLVAILRTGHRKVFAINPMAAARYRDRHGVSRKKSDPGDALVLANILRTDMPMHRPLPADTDLARAIAVLARAQQDATWNRQQISNQLRSLLREYYPAALDAFGPWQNGLCRPEARQLLKLAPTPARAARLTRSQIAAALRRAGRSRKLDTETDRLREVFRAEYAHQPQLVEDALGKQMLALLQQLDATCQAAEGLAQAVEELFPQHPDAEILLSFPGLGTQLAARVLAEVGDDRTRFADARGLKAYAGAAPVTRASGKKSHIGRRIVKNDRLNHVGYLWAFSALTASPGAGAHYRARRGHGDWHAAAQRHLFNRLLGQLHHCLQHHERFDENTAFPAPVLTAVAA
- a CDS encoding SMI1/KNR4 family protein; its protein translation is MTTADHDIPTSWSRIDTWLTAHTRRGPARPAPDAARLDAFEADLGLPLPADLRAWWLLPGVSASYWIPEAFAPVSLDEALETHGIWLLVAEQEGESFDENGQPETRYLREFMPIALSPGGDGLVVDMRPGDTHGAVLLWDHETWMLDVPQWASVTSMLQDIANALETGTPALLSHAALGGSQESRTATVDDALDLTWQPANPGRRSTRSA
- a CDS encoding DUF4238 domain-containing protein, with the translated sequence MSAPKLHHYVPQSYLARFGQGVMVRVKRRCPPKAHLANVKNIAAETGFYTITDENGAPSTVIEDELSRLEGQGIDVLRRIDETGMPPVIGTDDRELLCLYLAVQMARTPRKRTGPLFGRNVTAYASGREIDLALITEYLTRKHLGHPPRPAEAQGAWDYYHGMRAMNAGNDPTHDEAVVDTLSSVEVCVPHFRARHWRLETSRKPIFLTSDAPLVLWRPETPSDAYRGFGLEGAHEIRFPVSPTAQLVLVPGRPGASTEEVKLNRVISCNQDLADSCEQVVVGHPDRHAALDRVQLSKRGPTLRFNTAPGIQKNPDGTEAPMGDILHMYTTRR
- a CDS encoding RNA polymerase sigma factor — its product is MTHMIIAGEAPQRELVQGLGGDAELVQQLEADGYSGVRFELAREQLWTYAVRALTGMMRNGSIAASSRAGIWANELKMLERDRDLRDQLALETVIAVDAWWFGEEALGLNAWDPAKGASLRTYFMGACLSSGFPNVLRSWRRKRLKSEAASARHLERIHDSADQSGLEAVILRAVVREVLAEATLVQKSICGLIYTQDLTHKEIGKVLGNRSAAAVGAQLNRLRTKVTRLVRIGVLDVPTEYLASAGAGSAVRGVN
- a CDS encoding DUF4231 domain-containing protein; translation: MSDEELRAGSSQPVELDQLLLLKEEIRTGEEMLRIRRFINLAFWTTGGIGILAGTVALCLAIALAGRVSWPVLARLDGICAVLATAGGVLNWRVRTRVRRTAFSSRSVLEGRQERGREALRHFTASTYPELEVRHRYYRQDVFEFIRQYQAESLKYRRTHNWLQSVIIIGSLLTTTIAALADALPAHRWTTVAVSLLVGLAASFTGYFKFRERSFYLQQTADAIEQELNAATFRVGDYAGLASEAESLARLTDRVEAIRGEQRRRQQQLDQPTENHEAATVR